Within the Paenibacillus sp. AN1007 genome, the region CAGCCAGTCAGCTTGGCGATCCAAAAACTGCGCTCTGCGCGCCACTTCCTGCACCAAAATCTGAAGCGGAGTGGGATTAAGCTCAATTTTCTGCCCTGTATCCGCTCTGGCTAGTGACAGCATATCACTAATGAGCCTGCTCATTCGCTTACCTTCATCTGCCATATCTTCGATCGCCTCCAAAGACATCTGTTTGACTGTTTCTTCATCCAGATTCGGGCGATCGCCACTCTCTTGATCCCACAGTTTCTTCAGGAAATCCACATTCCCTCGAATCGTGGTCAGCGGTGTCCGCAGCTCATGGGAAGCATCGGATACAAATCGGCGCTGCGCTGCATTGGTCTCCTCCAATCCGCGGAAAGACAGTTCCGTACGCTCCAGCATGCTGTTCACCGTTTCAATTAAACGGCCAATCTCATCTTTCGGACCGGTGTACTGAATCCGGACGCTGAGATCGTCCCCGGACTGTATTTTATTTGCCGCATCAATCACATTAACCAAAGGGCGCATGGACTTGCGGGCAAGAATCAAACCTGACGTTATCGCCAGAGCCATAGCGACAAGCCATCCAAACACAAGGATGTTCCGCAGCGCTTCCAGCAGACGCTCCTGTGAATTCACAACAGTCCCCACTTGAAGAACGCCTTTAACGCTAGTTACCCCATTGATTTTAATAATGATGGGGTCCTGATTCACCATGAACGGTGTTCCATTCACATAGAGCTTTGTCATTCCCGGTTCTCGAAGCAAACGTTCGGCATTCATAACCGGAAATTCCAAACCTACTTTTTCCATATTGTTGGATCGGTTGTTGTTTCCCGTCTCATAATCGAATAACTGAATGTAGATTTGGGAACCCTGCAGTTCAATCTCTGTAAATGGATCTAGGTTCAGATTCAGTTGGTTGAGAAAGTTCAGATTAATCTGACTCAGAATCTTGCTGCTTTTCTCTGCAAGTTGATGTTCAACTTCCTGATATGAATTAAAGTAAACAAAAGCATAAATGACAACACCCCAAAAAATCAGCACCGCTGCCAGAATTCCGGAATACCATGCGGTTAGCCTTAACCGAATGGACATGTTATGAGTCACCTCTTAAAATGTAGCCGGCTCCCCGGATCGTCTGAATCAAACGTTTGCCGCCATGCTCTTCCGTTTTCTGTCTCAGCATCGCAATATAGACCTCCAGCACGTTAGACTCTCCGCTGTAGTCATATCCCCAAATTTTATCCATAATCAGATCACGGGACAGCACCCGTCTTGGATTCTGCATAAACAGATTAAGCAGTTCGAACTCTTTCGCCGTCAGCTCCAGACGTTTACCATCACGCAGCACCTCACGTGAATCGTTGTCCAGAATGATGTCTTCATACACCAGTCGATTATCCGTCACAGTAGCGATATCCGCCTTGCGGCGCAGCAGCGCACGGACACGGGCGAGCAGTTCCTCCAGTGCAAACGGCTTCACCAAATAGTCGTCAGCGCCGGTATCCAGTCCGGTTACTCTGCTCTGAACCTCATCTTTGGCAGTCAGCATCAGTACAGGCACTTTGCTGCCCGCTTCTCTTAATCTGCGGCACACTTCAAAGCCGTCAATTTGCGGCATCATGACATCCAGAACTACAATATCCGGCTCCTTGTCCATCAGCTTGCTGAGGCCCTCTGCTCCGTTAGAAGCCGTCTGTACCTCGTATCCTTCAAATGCCAGGCCTCGGCGCAGCATAGACACAATTTTTTCGTCGTCATCTACAATTAAAATAGTTGAGCGCATGGTCTTTCTCCTTTACCCTAACGTTGTATTCCCATTGTAACAGGCCAAAGCCCGATTCGCATCTTCTCCATCTTGAGCAGCAAAGTCCGAATCATTGAGCAGCAAAGTCCCAACCAAAATATAGGGAGCAGCGTTCCAACTGCATCATAGAAATACAGTGCAAAAAACGGAAGGGCCTTCACCCTTCCGTTCTCAGCTTTTCGGCTGCATCGCGTCTTACAGCTTATTGCTGCTGTGTTTGTGTTGTATTGAAATCATTTTTGTTGCCAATCTTTACTTTTACATCCATTTTTTTACCGTCACGAACGACATTGAGCGTAATTTCACCGCCGACTTTCTGTGTCTTGATGAAATTAATGAGGTCCTGACTGGTTGCATACGGCGTGCCATTTACACCTGTAATAATGTCATAGGGTCTCAAATCAGCCAAATAAGCTGGTGATTGGTAGACCGTACTCGCTACAACTGAACCTTCCGTAATATTGGTTCCCATTTGTTTAGCAACTTCAGGTGTAAGATTCATAAGTGAAGCTCCAATAAACGGTACAGGTTCTTTAGGAACGTCCTTATTCTCTTTCAAATATTTCACGGCCTCAGAGATTACGCTGGACGGAATCGCAAAACCGATCCCCTGTGCGTCTGCGCTTACTGCAACGTTCATACCGATAACCTCACCGTTCAGGTTAAGAAGAGGGCCGCCAGAGTTACCCGGGTTAATGGAAGCATCGGTCTGCAGCAGGTGGCTGTATTCACGTGTTTTACGTGTTTCCTGATCCGGAATGCTGATCGAACGTTCTTTGGCACTGAGGACACCCGCAGTTACCGTATGTTCAAACCCTTCCGGGTTACCAATCGCTACGAGCCATTCACCAACCTGGGTGTTGTTGGAGTCGCCCAGCGGCGCTACAGGGAAATCTTTATCTCCGCTGTTTTTCTCAATTTTCAAAACGGCAAGGTCAAGGTCAAAACTGCTTCCCAGCAATTTGGCTTCATAAGGCTTGCTGTTATTCTCAAGTGTTACCTGAATGACGTCAGCTCCTTGAACAACGTGCTGGTTCGTGAGGATGTAACCTTCTTTATCGAAAATAAATCCGGAGCCAATCCCCATAGGTACGAGCTGATTGCCTGCTTGAGGCTGCTGACCTTGTCCTGGTTCCTGCTCTTCATTTCCACCAGGCCCGCCAAGCCCGCCGCCGAAGAAATATTGATACAGTGGATCACTTGTATTGGCTCCGCCCTGTCCTGCACCACTGCGCGAAGACTGTTTCGCCAAGGTTTCAATCTTGACTACGGCCGGACTTGCCTGTTTCACTACAGAGGATACATCCTCTTTACCCGTTGGCAGCAGAGATGCCGTTACGTTATTGCCGCCGCCTGTATTACTCGGAGTTTCCTGGGCAGCTGTTTCGGCTCCATTGTTCACTAACGCAGCCTGCGGCGTGAACATATTCGTTCGATCTGCTGTGTACATAAGCAGGGTGATAACCACCATACCAGCGATAAACGAGAATAAAAGGGATCTTACAGAAGACCGTGGTCTTTGATTGTTATAGTTCCAGTTTCCATTGTTTTTGCTGCCATTCCCCTGATCTCCGCCATGACCTGAACCACGACCGCCAGATACACCGCCTGCTGCATCAGAAGTTTCGCTGCTGTAGTACGCAGGCACTGGCTTCACGGGATCGGGTCTTGTGATTTCTACGTTTCCTTCTTGGCGTGCCCCGTTGGAGCCAGCTGTATCTTCCTGATTCACGGACTGAAAAGGTCCATAAGAATAATAATACGAGGAGTCTTCATTTCCGGCAGGATTGCGATTCTCAGCTGCGCTGGTTTCCTTTTCCTCATCTTGTCGGTTCGATCTATAATTACGTTCGTCCATGCCTCTCTACCTCCCAATCTCTTATTCGCAAGAGATATTCTTTAACTGTCTTTATTTTGTACTTTAAACCTTAACCGTACCTTAAAAACAATTAAAAAGGAGATAAAAGCATGAAATAATTGCTGTTTTTTCCCGGCACAGCAGTATTTTCAGCTCGGTTTCTTCACCCAGCCCTGACGATGGGCATAGATGGCCAGCTGCGTCCGATCGTCCATTTCACATTTCATCAGCAGGTTGCTTACATGGGTTTTCACCGTTTTGATACTGATATGTAATTCTTCTCCGATATCTTTGTTGTTTTTCCCCTCCGCAATGAGTAAAAGGACTTCCTTCTCGCGATCTGTTAGTCCCGATTCGCTTTCTCTCGCCGTCCGCTGCCGAATCCCTCGCGTTAACGCCTGTGACACATCTCCCGTCATCACCGGCATACCTCGGTTTGCTCCCTGAAGGGCATAGATTAGCTCTTCAGCGGATACGGTTTTCAGCACATAACTAACCGCTCCTGCCTCAATAGCTTGAACAACAAGATCATCCTCAAGAAAACTGGTCAGCATTACAATTTTCATGCCCGGAAATTCGGACATAATAGCTTGGGTCGCCTCAGCTCCATTCATCACCGGCATCATCAGATCCATGAGAATCAAGTCAGGCTTATCCGTGTCTTTCATCTGACGAAGCTGTTCCAGCGCTTGCTGTCCGTTGCCCGCTTCTGCCATCACATGAAAAGCAGGCTCCAGCATTAGATATGTCTTCAAGCCCATCCGTACCATATCATGGTCATCCACAATCATTACGTTTACTTTGCCGTTCATTCCGTTTCCTCCTCTGACACCTTCTGAAATTTCGGTATAAGCACCCGTACTGTCGTTCCCGCCCCGGGTTTGGAAATAATCTGCACTTGACCGCCAAGCTTCTCTGCACGCTCACGCATCGTCGACAATCCGTACGAACCCGGACGGTCTGCCTGCTGCAGGAAACCCTGTCCGTCATCACTGATGCTCATGCTGATCTGATGCTCCGATTCCCGAATGGACAGGCTGACCAGCCCGGCTTCGGCATGTTTGACTACGTTCGCCACCGCTTCCTGAATAATAAGAAACAGCTGGTGCTCAATGGCATCCGAGACTCCGCCATCCAGCTCCAGCTCTTTCACGCCTTTCAAACCATTTTGCCTGCAGTAATCCGGAAACCAGCTGTCCAGTGCACCGGCCAGATCACGTCCTTCCAGTTCCACTGGACGAAGCTGGGCAATTAACCCGCGCATTTGGCGCTGCGCCGTGTGTGACATCTGAATTAACTGATCCAGCACATTACGGCCATGTTCAGGATTCATCTCCAGCAGGCGTGGAAGGGACGAAGCTGACATATGCATGGCGAACAGCTGCTGACTTACTGTGTCATGCAGATCTCTTGCCATACGTTTGCGTTCTTCGATGACGGCACGTTCCGAAGCCTGCTCTTTCTCAATAACCTCCTGCTCGCCAAGCCGCTGAAGGAGCCTCATTTTTTTCTCAATCGACTCCATCATTACATTAAATTCCTGATAGACCCGACCGAATGAAGCATCATCAGCCTCCGGCATACGTACCGCCAAATTCCCCTTGGATACCTTAAGCATATTCAGATCCAGCAGATCAATCTTGCGCTGAATGCGCAGTGCAGCAATATAACCAGTGACAACGGTCCCCAGAACAACAATACCAATGTATGTCCATGCCTTATTACGATGAGAACCCGTAAGAACATCACCGTACAGCAGATAAAAACCACCCAGTGCAATCAGTCCGGTTAGCACAAAATACGTCATCAGTTCCCACTTGTTTGCTTTGAGAAGCGTTCGAATCATGCGTTAACCCACCTTATTGACTTTGATGTCACCGATAAACACACTGACGATAATTCGCACTTTCTTGCCTGCTTCGCGATAGTGTGGAGTCTCTTCCTGCGCGTTTCCTATAAAACCTCCGCGTTTAGTATCCAGAAGCTTCATATCGCCGATAAAAGAGGTTGTGCTTAACGAGACGCCCAGATCCATGTCCTCAGGAACAAACACTTTGACATCTCCGATAAAATGTGAAATGACAATTTTGGTCTCACCATACGGAATTTGTGCCTTGGTCAAATCAATGATCGTATCGCCAATAAACGAAGAGATATTCATCGGTTTCAGCGTAAACACTTCTTTACCCATATGAAAATCACCAATGAACGTCGATTTATTCAATGTTTTGCCATAGCCCTGCTCGTACCCGTTGTTGTTGAAATGACCATATCCTTCAAAGTTCTGATCATTGGAGTTTTTATTATACTTTGTATGAGGCTGACCATACGTTTCACCGTTTGCATTCTGATGAGATTGCTTCTCGGCGTGAAAAGACTGATGCTTGCCTGAGGATGGCTCCTGCTTCGGCTTGCCAAACGTTTTCTCAAACTCTTCATCGAACGAAGAAGGCATCTCCAGATCCTGAGGTGACAAAGGTTCGTATGGCTTCTCAGGTGGAGGCGGCGTTACGCTGTCTTGATGTTTCCGATTCCGGTGCCCTGGGCCAATTAATACATACAACCCTCCACCAATCAGCAGTACGGGAATCAGATAACGGATAAATTCACCCAGTGAGTAGTCGTACCCAATCACACCCAAGTTACGCGCCAGAAAGAATCCACCTATGGCAAGCGCGATGACCGGTCCAACAGCAGCATATCCTCCACTGCGCCGGATTTCCGTCAACCCTTTTACGCCCCACCAGATTAAAAACACCGGCCAATACGTTCTAAACACATATCCTATATCAATGTCATATCCCAATTGCCTGAGCAAGATCAGTGCACCGATAGCGATAAGAGGTATCCCAACCCACCAACGGTCCCGCGTAGATCGTTTCATCACTCATGTCTCCTTTGTCTTTATTGTATATCCAGTGTACATCAGACATGCCAAGGTTAACAGCGCCGACAGGTTGAATTCGACTCGGTCTCGAGACTGAGGCTTGAGGATAATTATGTAATTTATTATTTTGTAAAAAACATAAAAACACCCCGGAGGTCGCTCCGGGGTGTCTGGATCATCATTCTTTGCTTTCATTCTGCATGGTTTGTTTCTTCCATGCTGCTTGAACTTACTTTTTCATTTTTCCTGCACGGCCAGTTTGGCCTGTGTTTTCTACACCAAACTCGGCATTATATTTTTCATCAGGTGTTTGATAATTGTCCTGTACTTTGTTTTGACCGGATTGCTTCACTTTAGAAGCTGCACTTCCATTCTCCTGACCAAACTCAGCATCATACTTCTCGTTAGGCGTTTGATAACCTTGGGATTTCTTTGCCACAACGAATCACCTCTCTCTTCATATTTACACTGCTTGCTGCAGTGCGGGGTTCGTCCCCAGTCAATATTATGTGAAGAGAGGCTTTTTGTTATGCAGACATAACATTCCATCATTTAGATGGCTTTATCGAGCCAGGAG harbors:
- a CDS encoding trypsin-like peptidase domain-containing protein → MDERNYRSNRQDEEKETSAAENRNPAGNEDSSYYYSYGPFQSVNQEDTAGSNGARQEGNVEITRPDPVKPVPAYYSSETSDAAGGVSGGRGSGHGGDQGNGSKNNGNWNYNNQRPRSSVRSLLFSFIAGMVVITLLMYTADRTNMFTPQAALVNNGAETAAQETPSNTGGGNNVTASLLPTGKEDVSSVVKQASPAVVKIETLAKQSSRSGAGQGGANTSDPLYQYFFGGGLGGPGGNEEQEPGQGQQPQAGNQLVPMGIGSGFIFDKEGYILTNQHVVQGADVIQVTLENNSKPYEAKLLGSSFDLDLAVLKIEKNSGDKDFPVAPLGDSNNTQVGEWLVAIGNPEGFEHTVTAGVLSAKERSISIPDQETRKTREYSHLLQTDASINPGNSGGPLLNLNGEVIGMNVAVSADAQGIGFAIPSSVISEAVKYLKENKDVPKEPVPFIGASLMNLTPEVAKQMGTNITEGSVVASTVYQSPAYLADLRPYDIITGVNGTPYATSQDLINFIKTQKVGGEITLNVVRDGKKMDVKVKIGNKNDFNTTQTQQQ
- the liaF gene encoding cell wall-active antibiotics response protein LiaF; this encodes MKRSTRDRWWVGIPLIAIGALILLRQLGYDIDIGYVFRTYWPVFLIWWGVKGLTEIRRSGGYAAVGPVIALAIGGFFLARNLGVIGYDYSLGEFIRYLIPVLLIGGGLYVLIGPGHRNRKHQDSVTPPPPEKPYEPLSPQDLEMPSSFDEEFEKTFGKPKQEPSSGKHQSFHAEKQSHQNANGETYGQPHTKYNKNSNDQNFEGYGHFNNNGYEQGYGKTLNKSTFIGDFHMGKEVFTLKPMNISSFIGDTIIDLTKAQIPYGETKIVISHFIGDVKVFVPEDMDLGVSLSTTSFIGDMKLLDTKRGGFIGNAQEETPHYREAGKKVRIIVSVFIGDIKVNKVG
- a CDS encoding sensor histidine kinase, yielding MIRTLLKANKWELMTYFVLTGLIALGGFYLLYGDVLTGSHRNKAWTYIGIVVLGTVVTGYIAALRIQRKIDLLDLNMLKVSKGNLAVRMPEADDASFGRVYQEFNVMMESIEKKMRLLQRLGEQEVIEKEQASERAVIEERKRMARDLHDTVSQQLFAMHMSASSLPRLLEMNPEHGRNVLDQLIQMSHTAQRQMRGLIAQLRPVELEGRDLAGALDSWFPDYCRQNGLKGVKELELDGGVSDAIEHQLFLIIQEAVANVVKHAEAGLVSLSIRESEHQISMSISDDGQGFLQQADRPGSYGLSTMRERAEKLGGQVQIISKPGAGTTVRVLIPKFQKVSEEETE
- a CDS encoding HAMP domain-containing sensor histidine kinase, with the protein product MSIRLRLTAWYSGILAAVLIFWGVVIYAFVYFNSYQEVEHQLAEKSSKILSQINLNFLNQLNLNLDPFTEIELQGSQIYIQLFDYETGNNNRSNNMEKVGLEFPVMNAERLLREPGMTKLYVNGTPFMVNQDPIIIKINGVTSVKGVLQVGTVVNSQERLLEALRNILVFGWLVAMALAITSGLILARKSMRPLVNVIDAANKIQSGDDLSVRIQYTGPKDEIGRLIETVNSMLERTELSFRGLEETNAAQRRFVSDASHELRTPLTTIRGNVDFLKKLWDQESGDRPNLDEETVKQMSLEAIEDMADEGKRMSRLISDMLSLARADTGQKIELNPTPLQILVQEVARRAQFLDRQADWLPGDFSILNGIYVNGSKDYLQQMLFIFIENAFKYTPEGSVTLDALLYKGQVGLRISDTGIGMERDEVPFIFDRFYRADESRGATPGIGLGLSIAKWIIEEHNGSVEVVTRRGEGTTFIIWLPVVFAPPIE
- a CDS encoding response regulator transcription factor — its product is MNGKVNVMIVDDHDMVRMGLKTYLMLEPAFHVMAEAGNGQQALEQLRQMKDTDKPDLILMDLMMPVMNGAEATQAIMSEFPGMKIVMLTSFLEDDLVVQAIEAGAVSYVLKTVSAEELIYALQGANRGMPVMTGDVSQALTRGIRQRTARESESGLTDREKEVLLLIAEGKNNKDIGEELHISIKTVKTHVSNLLMKCEMDDRTQLAIYAHRQGWVKKPS
- a CDS encoding response regulator transcription factor — its product is MRSTILIVDDDEKIVSMLRRGLAFEGYEVQTASNGAEGLSKLMDKEPDIVVLDVMMPQIDGFEVCRRLREAGSKVPVLMLTAKDEVQSRVTGLDTGADDYLVKPFALEELLARVRALLRRKADIATVTDNRLVYEDIILDNDSREVLRDGKRLELTAKEFELLNLFMQNPRRVLSRDLIMDKIWGYDYSGESNVLEVYIAMLRQKTEEHGGKRLIQTIRGAGYILRGDS